The Methanocaldococcus jannaschii DSM 2661 genome has a segment encoding these proteins:
- a CDS encoding anaerobic ribonucleoside-triphosphate reductase activating protein produces MKALVSGIVDLSTIDYPKKASAVIFLYGCNMKCPYCHNLKFMLEHKRGMTVEEIFNDIDFLFADAIVISGGEPTLQKDAVIEIARYAKEKGFPVKIDTNGTHPEVIEELIKNKLIDYVAIDVKCRFDKYKEFVKCREDGEEIKNKILKIIDLCKKNNVFVECRTTFVPKVMDEEDIEDIAKTVKDCDLYAIQQFEPKDAYDEEFKKLPMPKENELRELGKIAKKYIDNVVIRTINGTFEI; encoded by the coding sequence GTGAAAGCTTTAGTTTCAGGAATAGTAGATTTATCAACAATTGATTATCCAAAAAAAGCTTCAGCTGTCATATTTCTATATGGATGTAATATGAAATGCCCTTATTGCCACAATTTAAAGTTTATGTTGGAGCATAAGAGGGGGATGACAGTTGAGGAAATTTTTAATGATATAGATTTTTTATTTGCAGATGCTATCGTCATAAGTGGAGGAGAACCTACTCTGCAGAAAGATGCTGTGATAGAGATAGCAAGATATGCTAAAGAAAAAGGGTTTCCAGTGAAAATTGATACAAACGGCACACATCCAGAGGTTATTGAGGAGCTAATTAAAAATAAGCTTATTGATTATGTTGCTATTGATGTAAAATGTAGATTTGATAAGTATAAAGAGTTTGTAAAATGCAGAGAGGATGGAGAGGAGATTAAAAATAAGATATTAAAGATTATTGATTTATGCAAAAAAAATAATGTATTTGTTGAGTGTAGAACAACTTTTGTCCCAAAAGTTATGGATGAGGAAGATATTGAAGATATAGCAAAAACAGTTAAAGACTGTGACTTATATGCAATTCAGCAGTTTGAGCCAAAGGATGCCTATGATGAAGAATTTAAAAAACTCCCTATGCCTAAAGAAAATGAGTTGAGAGAGTTGGGTAAAATAGCAAAGAAATATATTGATAATGTTGTTATAAGGACCATAAATGGAACTTTTGAAATTTAA